From Fundidesulfovibrio terrae, a single genomic window includes:
- the cbpA gene encoding modified peptide precursor CbpA: MKKNGKKDVIAFRKSCKADGTGLSHYILMDPKK, from the coding sequence ATGAAAAAGAACGGCAAGAAAGACGTGATCGCCTTCAGGAAATCCTGCAAGGCCGACGGCACCGGACTGTCCCACTACATCCTGATGGATCCCAAGAAATAA
- the cbpB gene encoding peptide-modifying radical SAM enzyme CbpB translates to MSQPSSKAAPGGGRFFNTGMSPSLQPVDIGHRDYMAVVDPDTAFWALVRKEKLGQTLTGRAFMAAYEQKAQEFAQEMHRLRFGLKPSAVYFNPTERCNLNCAYCYIPSELRSHGEHMSKPRLLEALDRLKAHFRATLPEGTRPQIIFHGAEPMLNREAMFAGIERYRGDFRFGVQTNATLLDDEAISFLMDNGVGVGISLDGHSAVVADRARVTWGGDGVSRQVNAVMEKLRGYSAFNVICTVTSLNIRSLPKIVEYFHSREVSTCLLNMVRCTLPGAREIKPDEDEAAKWFVKALERSHELYAKTGRKLVVANFANILLAVMAPTARRLMCDISPCGGGRCFFALAPSGDIFPCSEFIGLPDYKGGNLFSDSLDDVLQSKPFLAVTGRKVEDIEDCARCAIRHFCGSPCPAEAAEMNGGMEKKGAFCRFYEEQVRYAFRLIADGRADDFLWEGWDDGVETKFDLTSV, encoded by the coding sequence ATGTCCCAGCCGTCTTCCAAAGCGGCCCCCGGCGGGGGCCGCTTCTTCAACACAGGCATGAGTCCCTCCCTGCAGCCCGTGGACATCGGCCACCGCGACTACATGGCTGTGGTCGATCCGGACACGGCCTTCTGGGCGCTGGTGCGCAAGGAGAAGCTCGGTCAGACCCTGACCGGGCGCGCGTTCATGGCCGCCTACGAGCAGAAGGCCCAGGAATTCGCGCAGGAAATGCATCGCCTGCGCTTCGGCCTCAAACCCTCGGCGGTCTATTTCAACCCCACTGAGCGTTGCAACCTCAACTGCGCCTACTGCTACATCCCGTCGGAGCTGCGCTCGCACGGCGAGCACATGTCCAAGCCCAGGCTGCTGGAGGCCCTGGACAGGCTCAAAGCCCACTTCCGGGCCACGCTCCCGGAGGGAACACGCCCCCAGATCATCTTTCACGGCGCTGAGCCCATGCTCAACCGGGAGGCCATGTTCGCCGGGATAGAACGCTACCGAGGCGATTTCCGGTTCGGCGTCCAGACCAACGCCACGCTCCTGGACGACGAGGCCATTTCGTTTCTCATGGACAACGGCGTGGGCGTCGGCATCTCGCTTGACGGCCACAGTGCGGTCGTGGCCGACCGCGCCCGGGTCACGTGGGGCGGGGACGGCGTGTCGCGGCAAGTGAACGCTGTCATGGAAAAGCTGCGCGGCTACTCCGCGTTCAACGTCATCTGCACCGTGACCAGCCTGAACATCCGTTCGCTGCCGAAGATCGTGGAGTATTTCCACTCCCGCGAGGTTTCCACCTGCTTGCTGAACATGGTGCGCTGCACCCTGCCCGGGGCGCGGGAAATCAAGCCCGACGAGGACGAGGCCGCCAAGTGGTTCGTCAAGGCGTTGGAACGCTCCCACGAGTTGTACGCCAAGACCGGGCGCAAGCTGGTGGTGGCCAACTTCGCCAACATTCTGCTGGCGGTCATGGCTCCCACCGCGCGCCGCCTCATGTGCGACATCTCGCCCTGCGGCGGCGGACGGTGCTTCTTCGCCCTGGCCCCCAGCGGGGACATCTTCCCGTGCAGCGAGTTCATCGGCCTGCCGGACTACAAGGGCGGCAACTTGTTCTCGGACAGCCTTGATGACGTCCTGCAAAGCAAACCCTTCCTGGCAGTCACCGGCCGCAAGGTGGAGGACATCGAGGACTGCGCGCGTTGCGCCATCAGGCATTTCTGCGGTTCGCCGTGTCCGGCAGAGGCGGCTGAGATGAATGGCGGCATGGAGAAGAAGGGCGCGTTCTGCCGTTTCTACGAAGAACAAGTGCGCTACGCCTTCAGGCTGATCGCCGACGGGCGCGCTGACGACTTCCTGTGGGAAGGTTGGGACGACGGCGTGGAGACGAAGTTCGATTTGACGTCGGTGTAA
- the lysA gene encoding diaminopimelate decarboxylase, with translation MNFFEYKDGQLFAEGVPAAELAKQYGTPLYVYSAATLRRHFKAFDSAFDGLPHITCYSVKANSNLSLLGLLKDCGAGMDIVSGGELHRALAAGVPASKIVYSGVGKREAEMRQALAADILMFNVESMGELERLSAVASDMGKTARISLRINPDVDPKTHPYISTGLKKNKFGMDIEQSLAAYSKAVTLPNIEPVGIDCHIGSQLTTLEPFMEALDRIIRFYDRLKAMGIRIEYLDLGGGLGITYNEEEPPHPAEFGKALTGVLKDHPMTLILEPGRVIAGNSGILLTEVVYTKKTPSKDFIIVDAAMNDLVRPSLYGSFHGIKEVTPKGRQVLNVDVVGPICESGDFLARDRDIPAVESGELLAVFSAGAYGFTMSSNYNSRPRAAEVLVDGDEVILARKRETYDDLIALEKGE, from the coding sequence ATGAATTTCTTCGAGTACAAGGACGGCCAGCTCTTCGCCGAGGGCGTCCCCGCCGCCGAACTGGCCAAGCAGTACGGCACCCCGCTCTACGTCTACTCCGCAGCCACGCTGCGCCGCCACTTCAAGGCGTTCGACTCGGCCTTCGACGGCCTGCCCCACATCACCTGCTATTCGGTGAAGGCCAACTCCAACCTGAGCTTGCTTGGACTCCTCAAGGACTGCGGCGCGGGCATGGACATCGTCTCCGGCGGCGAACTGCACCGCGCCTTGGCCGCTGGCGTGCCCGCCTCCAAGATCGTCTACTCCGGCGTGGGCAAGCGCGAGGCCGAAATGCGCCAAGCCCTGGCCGCTGACATCCTCATGTTCAACGTGGAGTCCATGGGCGAGCTGGAACGCCTGTCCGCCGTGGCCTCGGACATGGGCAAGACCGCGCGCATCAGCCTGCGCATCAACCCCGACGTGGATCCCAAGACCCACCCCTACATCTCCACGGGCCTGAAGAAGAACAAGTTCGGCATGGACATCGAGCAGTCCCTGGCCGCCTACTCCAAGGCCGTGACCCTGCCCAACATCGAGCCCGTGGGCATCGACTGCCACATCGGCTCCCAGCTCACCACCCTGGAGCCCTTCATGGAGGCCCTGGACCGCATCATCCGGTTCTACGACCGCCTGAAGGCCATGGGCATCCGCATCGAATACCTCGACCTGGGCGGCGGCCTCGGCATCACCTACAACGAGGAAGAGCCGCCCCACCCGGCTGAATTCGGCAAAGCCCTGACCGGCGTGCTGAAAGACCACCCCATGACCCTTATCCTTGAGCCCGGTCGCGTCATCGCCGGCAACTCCGGCATCCTGCTCACCGAAGTGGTCTACACCAAGAAGACCCCCTCCAAGGACTTCATCATCGTGGACGCCGCCATGAACGACCTGGTGCGCCCCTCCCTTTACGGGTCTTTCCATGGCATCAAGGAAGTGACCCCCAAAGGACGCCAGGTCCTCAACGTGGACGTGGTCGGCCCCATCTGCGAATCCGGCGACTTCCTTGCACGTGACCGCGACATCCCCGCCGTGGAGTCCGGGGAGCTGCTGGCCGTGTTCTCGGCCGGGGCCTACGGGTTCACCATGTCGTCCAATTACAACTCGCGCCCCAGGGCTGCCGAGGTGCTGGTGGACGGCGACGAGGTGATCCTGGCCAGGAAGAGGGAGACTTATGATGATCTGATCGCGTTGGAGAAAGGCGAGTAA
- the mutS gene encoding DNA mismatch repair protein MutS — protein MSTVKLTPMLEQYLSIKGEYPDCLLMYRMGDFYELFFEDAEVAARELQIALTSRDKNSDSPVPMCGVPHHAMTGYVSQLLEKGYKVAICDQVEDPRQAKGLVKREVTRVLTPGTVVDDINLQAKENNYLAALFWEPDERAGGLAWIEFSTGEWEGLFSRDEAQLWQWVEKIHPKELLLPDMKAPPRHLPELGIQITNYPHKPHFDLGAATQRVLEAQDVASLDALDVSDKPQLVRAMGAILSYLAQTQKQELGHLSSFRPVNLSRHLLIDEVTERNLEIFRRLDGRKGQGTLWHVLDRTTTPMGGRLLETRLRQPWVDMEPILANQEAVRFFFKEDILRESVRDALDDVYDLERLSTRIFLGRATPKDFLALRHSLTALPKLYRRLTADGLDEGAFTLEKPKALADILAAWDSLEDIRDLLLSALADTPPAVITEGGLFRAGYDPKLDELMELTEHGEGKLKELLEEEQQANALPRLKLGYNRVFGYYFELTRASDKVPDHFVRRQTLANAERYITPALKELEDKLLSASERRKDLEYRLFGELRETVAKAQTRFKSMASALASLDYWQALADAARRFEWTRPTLHTGLDITIQAGRHPAVEAVQGAANYIPSDLHLTGDTRLLLITGPNMAGKSTVLRQVAILSLLAQIGSYVPAAKAHLGLTDRIFSRVGASDNLAQGQSTFMVEMMETARILRQATKKSLVILDEIGRGTSTFDGLALAWAVVEELCGRGRKPDSKDQGGIRTLFATHYHELTQLEGKLQGLRNVNIAVKEWRGDIIFLRRLVPGPSDRSYGIEVARLAGVPAKVVQRAKDVLAGLEKKARDAKNFAPAPLPTCQTLLPGLPGKDAPAQEAPRQEHQLLVELKNLKLDRITPLEALNILGDWKSKWSGDTNTQGD, from the coding sequence ATGAGCACCGTCAAGCTCACCCCAATGCTCGAGCAGTACCTCTCCATCAAGGGAGAGTACCCCGACTGCCTGCTCATGTACCGCATGGGAGACTTCTACGAGCTCTTCTTCGAGGACGCCGAGGTGGCCGCCCGGGAGCTCCAGATCGCGCTGACCTCGCGCGACAAGAACTCCGACTCCCCCGTGCCCATGTGCGGCGTGCCCCACCACGCCATGACCGGCTACGTGAGCCAGCTCCTGGAGAAGGGCTACAAGGTGGCCATCTGCGACCAGGTGGAAGACCCCAGGCAGGCCAAGGGGCTGGTCAAGCGCGAAGTGACGCGGGTGCTCACCCCGGGCACCGTGGTGGACGACATCAACCTCCAGGCCAAGGAGAACAACTACCTGGCCGCCCTCTTCTGGGAGCCCGACGAGCGCGCCGGGGGCTTGGCCTGGATCGAGTTCTCCACCGGCGAGTGGGAGGGGCTTTTCTCCCGCGACGAGGCCCAGCTCTGGCAGTGGGTGGAGAAGATCCACCCCAAGGAGCTCCTGCTGCCGGACATGAAAGCCCCGCCGCGCCACCTTCCGGAACTGGGCATCCAGATCACCAACTATCCCCACAAGCCGCATTTCGACCTGGGGGCCGCCACCCAGCGCGTGCTCGAAGCCCAGGACGTGGCCAGCCTGGACGCCCTGGACGTCTCCGACAAGCCGCAGTTGGTGAGGGCCATGGGGGCCATTCTCTCCTACCTGGCCCAGACCCAGAAGCAGGAACTCGGCCATCTCTCGTCCTTCCGTCCGGTCAATCTGAGCCGCCATCTGCTCATAGACGAAGTCACCGAGCGCAATCTGGAGATCTTCCGCCGCCTGGACGGACGAAAGGGACAGGGCACGCTCTGGCACGTTCTGGACCGCACGACCACCCCCATGGGCGGACGCCTACTGGAAACGCGCCTGCGCCAGCCCTGGGTGGACATGGAGCCCATCCTGGCCAATCAGGAGGCCGTGCGCTTCTTCTTCAAGGAAGACATACTGCGCGAGTCCGTGCGCGACGCGCTGGACGACGTCTACGACCTGGAGCGCCTCTCCACGCGCATTTTCCTGGGCCGGGCCACCCCCAAGGACTTCCTGGCCCTGCGCCACAGCCTGACCGCCCTGCCCAAGCTCTACCGCCGGCTCACCGCCGACGGCCTGGACGAGGGCGCCTTCACCCTGGAGAAGCCCAAAGCCCTGGCGGACATCCTGGCCGCCTGGGACAGCCTGGAGGACATCCGCGACCTGCTCCTCTCCGCCCTGGCCGACACGCCTCCGGCCGTGATCACCGAGGGCGGTCTCTTCCGGGCTGGCTATGACCCCAAGCTCGACGAACTCATGGAGCTCACCGAGCACGGCGAGGGCAAGCTCAAGGAACTCCTGGAAGAGGAGCAGCAGGCCAACGCCCTGCCCCGCTTGAAGCTCGGCTACAACCGGGTGTTCGGCTACTATTTCGAGCTCACGCGCGCATCCGACAAGGTCCCGGACCACTTCGTGCGCCGCCAGACCCTGGCCAACGCCGAACGCTACATCACCCCCGCTCTCAAGGAGCTGGAAGACAAGCTCCTCTCGGCCAGCGAACGCCGCAAGGACCTGGAATACCGCCTCTTCGGCGAGCTGCGCGAGACGGTGGCGAAGGCCCAGACCCGCTTCAAGTCCATGGCCTCGGCCCTGGCTTCCCTGGACTACTGGCAGGCCCTGGCCGACGCCGCCCGCCGCTTCGAATGGACCCGCCCCACCCTGCACACCGGGCTGGACATCACCATCCAGGCCGGACGCCATCCCGCCGTGGAGGCCGTGCAGGGCGCCGCCAACTACATCCCGAGCGACCTGCACCTCACCGGCGACACGCGGCTTCTGCTCATCACCGGCCCCAACATGGCGGGCAAGTCAACGGTACTGAGGCAGGTGGCCATCCTGTCGCTTCTGGCCCAGATCGGTTCCTACGTCCCGGCGGCCAAGGCCCACCTGGGGCTCACCGACCGCATCTTCTCGCGCGTGGGGGCATCGGACAACCTGGCCCAGGGGCAGTCCACCTTCATGGTGGAGATGATGGAGACCGCCCGCATCCTGCGCCAGGCCACGAAAAAGAGCCTGGTCATCCTGGACGAGATCGGGCGCGGCACGTCCACCTTCGACGGCCTGGCCCTGGCCTGGGCCGTTGTGGAGGAACTCTGCGGCCGGGGCCGCAAGCCCGACTCCAAGGACCAGGGCGGCATCCGCACCCTCTTCGCCACCCACTACCACGAACTGACCCAGCTCGAGGGCAAGCTCCAGGGCTTGCGAAACGTCAACATTGCGGTCAAGGAATGGAGAGGCGACATCATTTTCCTGCGCCGCCTCGTGCCCGGGCCGTCCGACCGCAGCTACGGCATCGAGGTGGCCCGCCTGGCAGGCGTGCCCGCCAAGGTGGTGCAACGCGCCAAGGACGTGCTGGCGGGGCTCGAGAAAAAGGCCCGGGACGCCAAGAATTTCGCTCCCGCGCCGCTGCCCACCTGCCAGACGCTCCTTCCGGGCCTGCCCGGAAAGGACGCGCCCGCGCAGGAAGCGCCGCGCCAGGAGCATCAGCTTCTGGTGGAGCTCAAGAACCTCAAACTTGACAGGATCACCCCGCTGGAAGCCCTGAACATCCTGGGCGACTGGAAATCCAAGTGGAGCGGGGACACGAATACGCAAGGAGACTAA
- a CDS encoding HIT family protein yields MDVLWAPWRMDYILGPKPDSCVFCIPEHTGEDRDRLVLARADHCYVIMNKFPYNSGHLMICPYRHVSCLTELTSEECAEAMLALQAAVAIIKDAFRPHGVNAGLNLGEAAGSGIAAHLHFQLVPRWNGDNSFMAVFGQTHVIPELLLDTYDRIKPRFDGAAPFRNI; encoded by the coding sequence ATGGACGTGCTCTGGGCTCCCTGGCGCATGGACTACATCCTGGGTCCCAAGCCGGACAGCTGCGTCTTCTGCATCCCGGAGCACACCGGCGAGGACCGCGACCGCCTGGTGCTGGCCCGCGCCGACCACTGCTACGTGATCATGAACAAGTTCCCCTACAACAGCGGACACCTCATGATCTGCCCTTACCGCCACGTCAGTTGCCTGACCGAGCTCACCAGCGAGGAATGCGCCGAGGCCATGCTTGCCCTGCAGGCGGCCGTGGCCATCATCAAGGACGCCTTCCGGCCACACGGGGTGAACGCCGGGCTCAACCTGGGCGAGGCGGCCGGGTCCGGCATCGCGGCGCACCTGCACTTCCAGCTGGTGCCGCGCTGGAACGGCGACAATTCCTTCATGGCCGTGTTCGGCCAGACGCACGTGATTCCCGAGCTTCTGCTCGACACATACGACCGGATCAAACCGCGCTTCGACGGCGCGGCCCCATTTCGCAACATCTGA
- a CDS encoding TIGR00725 family protein, producing the protein MKKRISVIGAGTCGPETEALAERLGFLIAENGFDLVCGGRMGVQRAACRGAKTAGGRTVGILPGLDFAQANEFVDVPVITGLGHMRNFLVVKNGDAAVAVEGGAGTLSEIGLALKSGIPVVALGHWSGIEGVRPAKGADEAMDILKTLVNG; encoded by the coding sequence ATGAAAAAGCGCATTTCCGTCATCGGGGCCGGCACGTGCGGCCCGGAAACAGAAGCTTTGGCCGAACGCCTCGGCTTTCTCATTGCCGAAAACGGCTTCGACCTGGTCTGCGGAGGGCGCATGGGCGTGCAGCGGGCCGCCTGCCGGGGGGCCAAGACCGCCGGAGGCCGCACCGTGGGCATCCTGCCTGGGCTCGACTTCGCCCAGGCCAACGAATTCGTGGACGTGCCCGTCATCACCGGGCTCGGCCACATGCGCAACTTCCTCGTGGTCAAGAACGGCGACGCAGCCGTGGCCGTGGAAGGCGGCGCGGGCACGCTCTCCGAGATCGGCCTGGCGCTCAAGTCCGGCATCCCCGTGGTGGCCCTGGGCCACTGGTCCGGCATCGAAGGCGTGCGCCCGGCCAAGGGCGCCGACGAGGCCATGGACATCCTCAAGACCCTGGTGAACGGCTGA